One genomic window of Metopolophium dirhodum isolate CAU chromosome 4, ASM1992520v1, whole genome shotgun sequence includes the following:
- the LOC132943425 gene encoding adenine phosphoribosyltransferase-like: MSITSIEDDALALQSYIKSYPDFPLPGILFRDIFNVFQSTDGLQLLNNILKKYAVEIAGKVDCVAMLEARGFLLGTLMALHLNVPCVPVRKKGKLPGKVAQLEYSLEYAKDVLEVQLDVLKEGKRVLVIDDLLATGGTLEAAVQLLRKTGAEVVQAVVIMELCDLEARKKIDIPIKSFIQY, translated from the exons ATGTCGATTACTAGTATTGAAGATGATGCGCTAGCATTACAGAGTTACATCAAGTCATATCCAGACTTCCCTCTGCCTGGAATATTGTTTAG AGATATATTCAATGTCTTCCAAAGTACTGATGGTTTacaattgttgaataatatcttgaaaaaatatGCGGTTGAAATCGCTGGTAAAGTTGACTGTGTTGCAATGTTGGAAGCTCGAGGATTTTTGTTGGGCACTTTAATGGCATTGCACTTAAATGTTCCCTGTGTTCCAGTTAGGAAGAAGGGAAAATTACCTGGAAAAGTAGCTCAACTTGAGTATAGTTTGgaatatgctaaa GATGTATTGGAAGTTCAATTAGATGTCTTAAAAGAAGGAAAAAGAGTTCTGGTCATTGATGATTTGTTAGCAACTGGAG gtacTCTTGAAGCTGCTGTTCAACTACTGAGGAAAACTGGGGCAGAAGTAGTTCAAGCAGTAGTTATTATGGAACTCTGTGATTTAGAAGCACGGAAAAAAATTGACATtccaattaaatcatttattcaatactaa